The Thermoplasmatales archaeon sequence GTGTGCTGTGCCTCCCTGTTCTGGACATTATCCACTGAGAACCATCTTATTTCATTTATTCCTCCGTTTGTTAAATTAAACAAAACAGCTATTTCTCCAAAATTCGGATTTTTATCATAAGGTGTGTTATCATAAACCGTAACATTTTTTACCATACTATCCACTATTCCATCCCAGTTGCTATCATGCCATATTTCATAATAAAGATAATTAACCCCAGAAGAGCAATTTCCTGCATCGGTTGCATTCAGCCATATATCTGTTTCTTTTGTTATATTATATACATCATCGCTTAGAACAGTTTTATTTGTAACAGGTGGTATAACATCCACCCTTATAATATTAACATTCTTAACCCCTCTTTCTAAGCACCAGAAAGTATCGTTACTCGCATTTTCTCTCCCCCAATCATATAAAAGTATGTTTAGCAGTCCATCCATATCAACATCAGCCACTGCTGGAGATGTCCTTATCCTACCATTTGTCAAAAACTTATCAACTAGCTTACCATTGCAATCAATTTCATAAATATACTTATCTTCAGATGCCACAAATATATCAAGTTTCCCTCCCACACCGCTATAAAGCCCCGTCCTCTTCTCATTCCCCCTGAACATTGGCCACTCCAGCACCCCTCCTGATATAGATGCCAGCGCAGGCGAGGAATAAATTGCTCCTCCTGTAGTAAAATTCCAGAGCATTATTCCATTTCTTGAAAGGCAATATAGTTTGCCATCGGTTGAGCCAAAAACTATTTCATAAAAGCCATCCGCATTTATATCTCCAATTGCGGGCGAAGAATAAACCGCTCCTCCTGTAGTAAAATTCCATTCTTGCAAGCCAGTTATTCCATTCCATTGCAAGCAATAAAGTTTTCCATCAGTAGAGCCAATTAAGATTTCCTTATAGCCATCTCCATCAATATCGGCAATTGCGGGCGAGGAATAAACCGCTCCTCCTGTAGTAAAATTCCATTCTTGCAAGCCCTCTCTATTCAATATATAAACTTTTCCATCAGCAGAGCCAAAAACTATTTCATTTTTTCCATCATTATCAACATCATCAATTGCTGGAGTTGAAATAATATTTCCAGATGTATTGAAAACCCATATAACATCCCAATCAATCCCTTCATATCCTATATGATTTGGATAACCAGGAAAATAAGGAGAAGTGCCATCTCCATTAAGGGGCAAGCTAAATCCTTCATCTATTCCATCGCTATTATCTCCATCAAAGCACCATACATTTTTAAAAGGATTATTACCTATCACAATTTCCAAGCCACCTACACTTTCATTTAATTCACCGATTGCAGGCGAAGAATGCCAGACATAATTTCCACCTGTTGCATTTCCTGTAACATGAGGAAATGTCCATTTAAATGTTCCATTGAAATTTATGGCTTCCAGGAGCCAGCCGCTTGTTGTTCCCCCAACAACATCAAGTTTTCCATCTCCATCTATATCATAAATTGCTGGCGAGCTTCTTGATTCATCTGTCCTTGTATCAAGAGCCCAAAGAATGCTTCCATTATAATTGAAGCATCTCCATATTCCTCTTGCAGTTGCATTTATTTCCGGATAAAAATTTGTTATTTCATCGCTCCCACAAACTATTTCCAATTTTCCATCTCCAGATAAATTTGCAATTGCTGGAGAAGAGCCAAAAACACACCCATTTGGAGCATGAACAACATTGAAGGCTAATGTATAATTCCATTCTTTGATAAGATAAAAGCCGTGCTTTTCAACATTTCCCGCCCAATCAACAGCATAAAATTCCAGTTTATGCAGACATTCTCTATTTATTCCTATCATTACAGATATCTTTTTTGTTTGATTATTCATATCCCCCGGAGCATTATCATTAATTGTTCTATTCTCTATGATTATATCAATTACTCCGTCATTATTAATATCTTCCCATATTTCATAGTGGAGATATCTAACCCCAGAATTATCATCTGTTGAATTAAGCCATATAACTGTGGAATTGCTTATCCATTCAATTCCATCCTTTTCATATAGTGGCCCATAATATGTTTTTACTGTTACAGGAGAGGTATTATCGATTGCCTCCCCTTTATACAAAATAACACATACGAGTAATATTATAAACAAGCACACATGCTTTTTTGAAATCATTAAAGTAAATTATTTATTAGCTTTTAAATTTATTCATTCTAACTTGGGATATTATAAACATATTTAATTCTTTAATTGCATCATTTCCTGCCAAATCCGTTGAAACTATTTTTATTTTATGAAAACCATATAATTTTTCCTCTATTGTATATCTTATTTCTTTTACATAATCCTCCAATTTTGCCATGCCATCGATGTATAATGAAGTTTTTGTCACACCTGATATTTCATCATTTACCTTAATGATTAAATCAATTTTCCCTATTATTACTGGTCTAATAAATGGTATTATCGGGCGATTTGCTATATATATCCAACTTTTCGGTTTTTCTACAATTATTGATGGTGGAGATGCATCGACATTTATACTAACTTTCTTCGGTTTTTCTATAAAGCCAGCATTGTCTATGCTGTAAAAGAATAATTCATGCTTTCCCTCACCAATAATAAAGGCATCTGCGTACTCAATCCATTCCTCATTATCTATCTTATAAAATGTTTTTGCAACACCACTTGCGCTATCTATCGCTTCAAGTTTAACCTTAATAGGGTTTGTATACCATCCATTTTTTCCATCCGGTGGCTCAACAACGCATTTAGTTAATGGCTCACCCCCTATTTCCATTACATATTTCTTAAAATTTCTGTTGTTTAGCATATCATATGCATTTACATGTATCTCATGCACCCCTTCATCCAAAGTAAATGAAGAAGCATATTTCATCCAATTCCCGCTATCTATCTTATATTCTATTCTCTTAACTCCGCTTCCTTCATCATATGCATAAAATGATATAAGCGTGGAAGAAGAGATATAATATCTATCAACAGATGCTTCCCACAGCCCTTCAAATCTCAGTTCAACAGATGGAGGAGTAAAATCAACAACATAGGAAGCGAAATTATGCGGGCTTTCTTCGTTTCCGGCGGCGTCAATCGCCCAATATTCGATAGTATAATTTCCTTCTTCTGTAAATATCCAAACAAAGCTAACTGTTGTATTCCACTCCCCTTCCCTTATTTCCTTACTACTATTCCTTCCGTAAATAACATAGAAAATTTTCCATGGACTAAAATCATCAGCAGCATAAATATTAACTGTACAAACTCCTGGAACAAATTGGGCTGGATCTTCCTTTATTACAATCCATGACCATGGTGGATTTATATCAAGCCTTAGATCTGTTGGATCGGTCTCTTCTGATGTATTTGGATCATCGGTTGGCTGAGAAGCATCATTTATACCATCTCCATTGCTATCATAATAAACAATTCCTTGGTTGGAAATAATCGAGCATGTTGCATTAAGATTAACTCTAACAACAAAACTTATTTTTATAGAGCCATGCGCAGGAATAATTCCG is a genomic window containing:
- a CDS encoding PQQ-binding-like beta-propeller repeat protein, with the translated sequence MISKKHVCLFIILLVCVILYKGEAIDNTSPVTVKTYYGPLYEKDGIEWISNSTVIWLNSTDDNSGVRYLHYEIWEDINNDGVIDIIIENRTINDNAPGDMNNQTKKISVMIGINRECLHKLEFYAVDWAGNVEKHGFYLIKEWNYTLAFNVVHAPNGCVFGSSPAIANLSGDGKLEIVCGSDEITNFYPEINATARGIWRCFNYNGSILWALDTRTDESRSSPAIYDIDGDGKLDVVGGTTSGWLLEAINFNGTFKWTFPHVTGNATGGNYVWHSSPAIGELNESVGGLEIVIGNNPFKNVWCFDGDNSDGIDEGFSLPLNGDGTSPYFPGYPNHIGYEGIDWDVIWVFNTSGNIISTPAIDDVDNDGKNEIVFGSADGKVYILNREGLQEWNFTTGGAVYSSPAIADIDGDGYKEILIGSTDGKLYCLQWNGITGLQEWNFTTGGAVYSSPAIGDINADGFYEIVFGSTDGKLYCLSRNGIMLWNFTTGGAIYSSPALASISGGVLEWPMFRGNEKRTGLYSGVGGKLDIFVASEDKYIYEIDCNGKLVDKFLTNGRIRTSPAVADVDMDGLLNILLYDWGRENASNDTFWCLERGVKNVNIIRVDVIPPVTNKTVLSDDVYNITKETDIWLNATDAGNCSSGVNYLYYEIWHDSNWDGIVDSMVKNVTVYDNTPYDKNPNFGEIAVLFNLTNGGINEIRWFSVDNVQNREAQHTQKHNVIVGMPLLTITKQDSNDPVTPGSYLNYTINVTNTGSENATNVIVTETYDSNVIFISSNPSPSSGNNVWNLGTLSVGETKTISIRVQVKTPLANGTILHNYVNVTCLQGVKAEAWENTTVTAPSLLITKEGTPEFVEAGANISYRIRIKNNGLVSATNLIVKEVYDSRVTLVYAFPMPSSGFDTWTIPVLVPSASYEILVRVKVASNVSSGSIIVNYVNVTCDENVYGEAYAYTPVVSEPPYTYKRFNGSVVNISSVGNYVVHYILSNTTIDLVAIDNGSGVNKTFYRIFKFENGWKLLFDWREYTGSYPYKPINLAELGILYGYSPCGKYEIEFYSIDNVGNVEQIRWNDVFVDCFIPSSIIEPIPYLTYSLLIQIKVNATDIGVGIGKVALYYRYSPDNISWTEWMLYGEKTNNFTWTFNANQTGYYQFYSVAYDLLGNHEALPNSDTIPKAYCKVYRPWDVNSDGRVNAEDILFVLAHWMQTPSHPQWDERADVTKDGIVDVDDIIEIIKHWTG